The genomic segment GTCCGAACAACGCTCCTTGCCCTTTTCTTCGATTTCTGTCCTTTGTCCGAGGCTTTCTCCGCCTCTCCAAGAAAGCAAGCAATGAGCCGAGATGCCCTCGCCGAGTCGAATCGAGGAACCTACAGCAGGCGAGCTTCGTTGGTTCCGGCCTCGCTCCACGACCCTTGGTAAACCCGAATACCGGGCgggttataaaaagaaaaggaaatagaagatacaatatatatcaaatcaaGGAGAGCGTTACCGTGATTTTGGGCAACCCATCAGCCACGCGACAGGTCCCCCCATGTCCGTCATTCGTGAGTGTGTTGGCCGATAATTACTCCAACCCATTCGGACATGTTCCGAACGGCCGGAGGTATTCACGCCACAGCtgatacaaaagaaaaaaaggggagaaaTCACGTGTATGCAAGGGAGTAAGTGTTGCAAAGCATGCAGAAAATGATTATCAAGCGGAGAATCGAGAAACTTACGCCTATCGTTCCACCCTCTCCGGAAAAGGCATGTACCAATGCATGGAATAATGTTCGCGTCTTACCGACATAGCGTTCTAACCACCCTCGATCTTTGTCTTCATCCATTTTGGAAAAAATCGCTTCCGACCTCGCTTGGCGAGCTTTATCACGCCCCTCGAATAGCCTCGAGGAATATAAGCTGATGAAATGCACCATCGTTCCCTTTACGTTGTTGGCAATAACGGAGCGAAAGCCACGATTATCCATAATCGAACCACCTGGGGCTGGCCAAAAACACATTGTACGTCCGCACATCTCCAAAATAACCGGGGTCAATCGGGTGGGTGGTCGAGCTTCGAGCATAAATGATAGGTGTAATCATACAGAAGCCTTCTCATGACGGTGATGATCTGTTTCCGGCCCGGGCGAATACTTGCACCGGACGGTTATCCCATCCGCAATGCCCGACCGGTCAAGTTTATCTTCGTAATATACGAAGAGTATCGCTACATCGAAACCCCCATCTCGCGATCGGAGAGGCTTCGTAGACTTCAAATTCTTTGTTGTAGTTGGGTTTGACTCGCACTATGTCCAAAACGGTAGGTTCAACGAAGGTTTTTCCCTCGTTGTAGGGTTGGCTCGCTCCCCGAGAAGAAACCGAGGAACGTCCTGGGAGGTAgtttcggtgttggcagacatttgGAAGGTGTGAAAAGGAAGATTTGTGAATTTAAAGTAGGAAACGAAACAGGAAATATAAGAAAGATTGAAAAGGTAGTTGAAGAATTCAAAATGACGAGTGAAAGAGgaaacaaaggagcactttcGATCAAAGAGTAGCAAATGGAGAAGTTGGCAAAGTTGGATTTCTTACGATCAAAACAAGCAAGAAATTAAGAGATGAAAACGATCAAAACAAGCAAGAAAATAAGAGATGAAAATGATCAGGAGTAAATGAAGTTAAGTAAAGGTCAAGAATGAACGGTTAAGTGAAAGTAGAAAAGTGAAACGGTTAAGTAAGGCCTTATATAGGTGAATGAACCGTAGCGGTTACGAGAGAGGCGTGGCCTAATCGGGTGGCGCCACGTGTCCCACAATTAACCGAGACACGATACGAGGCGACGTGCATTACGGCGGTTCGAGGTCGGCCATTCGGACGAGACACGTGGCCGATGTCGGAGGGACGTGACATAACTATTCCCgccaaaattaaaagataagaacgagcttatGAAACCACCCCGTTTTAGACTTATCCACTTCCCGTTAGTCCGGTAAAACTACggtccggaaagtgtggggactatctgtatacggtaaaaatcggatatATGCAAGATCGGGGGCCGAGGGTATGACTAAATGAGCACGAGTATGATCGGTCTTTTCTTCAGATAGGAGGGATTGCACCGGATGTGGCTGATCCGAGAAAGGAGAAGTAAATCTGTTGATCCGGTGTCTCCGGATCAAACTCAGCGttgccgttagtccggtttttTCATGTCCGAAATGaacgtggccgttggtccggttaaccAGTTGCAGAACTGCCACGCGTCAAGACCGTTCTGTCATTTTGTACTGAcaaccgtacgggtgtcagaccgtacgaccctACCTTATCCTTTAAGGGTTTCTCTATTCTAAAAAGGCTTTGTATTGTATGTAAGGCCCATGAGGCAAATCTATAAATAGAGGGCATTTCACTACTTTTTATGGGGTTTTGAGATCTGTaacattgtaatagaaatatatcaagctctctctctctcattttagtCCGGATTTGAAGTATACTTTGGCTTGTTCATCCActcaatacaatatatatatatatatatatatatatagctcaaTCACCAATATCGATATATTTATCATAGACGAAgacttatatatctatatatattattacaaATAAATCTatatcaatttcatatcaaCCGAATACTAGATTAAAaatcatccacatatcctatacctcacttacaaattcaattgttaccgaAATTCGGGGAAAACAATGATATACAGGAGTTGGTTGTTTAATTGTTGGCTTTCACGTCGTTCTttatatattactactattataTACTATACTATATAGTAGTAGTCGAATACTCGAAGGAGGTAGGAACAGCGATTAGGATCTTTATTCGAAGAGATAAAAAAAGATTCACAATCTTATGCCAACTGTGGATTATTGGTGGAGATTTTTCTGTGTGGTATTAATGATCCCCTTTTGTAGAAGAATGCATTTATTAAGTGGAGTAAGTAAATTTTCTAGCTTTGCGTCACAGGGGTACAACTAGACATCAATTGAGTTGGGCATGTACCCACGTTTGTACTTGCACTTCCCAACCATATATTTTGCCTTTGTATCATGTCTAACACAGGTTCTCATATTCActtctttctcttgaagttaTCATTATACGGAATTGGTGGAGTGACAAAAGATTCTTCCGTCATTAATTAAAGTTTTTTAGCTTCGAGCTTTACGAATAAATCGTCTTTGAAAGAAAAGTGTTTTACCCCCTTCCCCTTACATAGTGAATTTTTGATGTGAATACGAATTAGTCGAGTTCAAAACAGACACTGAATACcaaatgaaaaaacaaaaaaacttatTTGTCTTCAAATTATCTGTAAGGAGTAAGGTTAgccattcattttcttttttcttgtcactTAGAAAGGTTTGGGACCCCTTTCCTTTTGTAATACTATGATAACGTGGTGCTTGCCTTTAGCTTGCCCCTTTGTGGTCGACAATTATCTAATACGCGGCGATGGTTTTTGGCCTTTTGGGGCTATTATCAGTGTGGCTCTGACTGTAACAGCACTGTTAATTGGATTGGGATAAAAATAGTGATTTTGTGTACAAACAAAGTTGACGGTTATATTAGGACTTATGTTGGGGTATTGTATATACATGTTGCTTTCTTACTTATTAGGTCTTTCCCTTTTGATGGACTTTGAATTTGGTCGGCGTCTGACATGCTTATCCGCTATCTTTTTTGCATAAGTGAAATATCTAACATATTTCCACTAGAAGTTTGCTTTGGTGTTTTGACTAAAATAGTTTTGATAAATTAAGGAACTTGCTTTGCTATTTGGAATTTAAAGAAAGTTTATGATGAAGCGGTCGATTAATTGCTAAACGTCATATCCTTTACGAAATAGTAATCATTTGAAAATATCGCATCTTACCAGAAAGTGATATTTTGAGTCACACATTATTTTTTATCCCTTTTAGCCGACGTTTAGAAAAAGATGCAACAACTTTTCAAAGTTGAAAGCAATAGTCATATATTGATTTCTTCAGAGGTAGGAAATCCTTAAGAATTCAATAGTTGCATCAACTTTTTCCTGAAAGTCTATTACCAGTTAAATTGAAATTCAAATAATGGACCAGCTTGTAAACAACTTATTTGATTTCCCCACTAAATATATTAGATATAAACTCACGTTCAAATGGCTTACTTTAACTTGATTTCACCTTATATTCCTTCCAAAGGAGACCTTAAATACAGAAACCTAAACTCTCAAGGGAACTTGAGTGTCATAACATCTTGCAAGGcagtttaattaatttcatgGTAATGTAATTTATTTGCGCCAAGAAATCTTATAGACAATCTTTATGggaccatttttatttttcttatgaaGGTGGGCTCGGGAGCGTTGGACCACCAAATCTATCTTTATCcaataaaattgttttttttttttttctgaggaTGAAGAGAACTTCCTTAACATTTTGTGAATTGTACGTTACAATAGTGACTAATTGTTTGCTTTCACGTTCCGCTATATAAGTAGATAtgagtataaaaaaaattagcaaaaaaATTGGAATATAAAGAATTGGAGGTTGAAATAGATCGTTTGTTTGCTGTCAAGCTTGTCAAAGAGGACATACATTGTTAGGATTAGTGTTAGTGCCACCTACTAAGGTCATTTTTAAATATATCTTGCGAGAGGAAAATTACTGTGCAAATTTTCTGACAAGACTGTTAGCTATCGAGTTATTCACCAATACTTCTAACAGTGACCCATCTCTCATCGTCCCATCTCCAGTTGGGTTCTACTTCTGCTGAATATAAACCCAATTTTCTTAACATTTGCAAAGAAGAATCCGTTGAGCTTATTGTTTGTATTGAATAATCCATAGTTTCTGATTCCTCAACTGAATTCCATATATCTTGATCAAGAATGCTTGTTGGCGAGCTTGTGATAAAATCTTGATTcgaattaaaatatttttcaagaaatggATGTTTGAGGAGTTCTCTAGCCGTCCATCTTTCTCTTGGATCTCTTCTAAAGCATCTGTCTAAGAAATCCTTTGCTTGTAAAGACAGCAACTTTGGAATTTCAGGGGATTGCCCTGAAAATGCAATTCTGTAAAGTAATGAAGCTGGATTAGTCACATTAGTCCATGGTGATGTACCCGTGGCCATTTCAATAATAGTACATCCCAATGCCCAAATATCAGCTGGACATCGCTGTTCTTCCCCACGTGCCACCTCTGGTGCCATGTACATCGGCGTTCCACCAATTGGCTCTGCCCTCTCAGCAGGATCAACCCACCTGGCACAACCAAAATCAGCAATTTTGGCACCGGTTTTACCTACCAAAATGTTCTGTCCTTTAATGTCACAGTGTACTATGCCTCGGGAATGTACGTATTGTAGTCCTTGTAGAATTTGTTTGGTATAATACCCAATCAACGGCTCGTTGATCCGACCACCATGTTTCCGAATTTGATCGGAGAGTGTACCTTCAGGCATGTACTCCATCATAAGATTAAACATGGCCTTGTTATTCTCTGTTGTAACATCGTACCCCTTGTAGGTAACTATATAAGGAGAGCTCAATTCAGACAGAATTTTCTGCTCCTTTTGCAACAACTGTGACTTCGATAACTCGACAGACTTGACCGCAAAATTCTCGCTGGACAAACGTGATTTGGCAACCGAGACAGCGGCAGAAGAGCCGTGGCCTATGGTTTGGCCTCTGGTCCAATCCattgagaagaagaagagattgGTATTTGGTAGGAAGTCTAAGAATTTTCAGAAGTATTCTGTTTTTGGTTTGTTAGAAGCTGCAGCAGAGGTATttatataatatggtctccaaatTAGTTGGTGGACCTTAGGTGGCCACACTTTTTCTCTTTAAAAGTTTGAGGATTGCTTTAGTGGGAATTTACAAATGTGACAAAATGCTTGTGGCTATACGGCTGTTTGAGTAGGCTGGAGGACTACAATTACTTGGCCAACTGGGTTTGTTGCAATGTGGCAAGCTCTGGTCAACTTAATTGTTTTAGGTTATCTTTTAGGAAAGAAGTTGGATAGGGTAGATTGGATTGGATAGGGATCGTTTGATCTGTATGGGAGTTCGGTGTTTGATAAGTATCTTTTCATGAGAGTAACAAATTGGACGTTATTGAATTCTTTGGATATTGCACTTTTTGATATGCATTGAATTCATGTGGAGTTTAATTTGAAGTCACTAAAGTGGACAAGTATAACGTCAAGCAAAATAAAATTATCTCGAAGATAGTTTAGTCTTTCAACAAGGGATAGATTTCAAACGGAAAAGAAGGGGTTAATGGACAATTAGTTGAATGAAGACAATGAAGGCTTTTGAAGAAAGGGAATTAAGTTTTGATAATGACATGATAATTACCTTTAATAAGAATAAGCTAGCTAGTTCAAAAGCCACGATCACCTTCTGGAACAACATTAAAATGTGAGTTTTAACCATGCTAAAGCAAGAATCATCCTTGGAATCCTTGAGGTTTAAACAATTCTCAAACATTGACTAAAAGTGGCCTATTACTAGTAGTGGTTCTTAACTTGTCAATCAAGTCTCTTTTAATCCTCCAATGTGGCAAAgtaaatctttttattttttttattgtattaGAAAAAAGTTCACCAATCATACCTCAAATTTCCGCAAGATTCGATCAGATGCCGACTTTTTAACTGTTACTAGTAACTAATTTATAATGTGCCTTGAACTgcgtgccttttttttttttaagttttgtgcTGTTTACTTCTATAAGAAGCATAGGATCAACATATAATAAAATAACCCTCTTTGCTAAAACAATTTGCAGATTTAATGTCATGTTCCGAATGGTTACGCATTAAAGAAGTAGGGTACTTTAGACAGTTCAATACCAAATTACGGTCGTGTTAATTTCTCTTTGCCGCTGGTTATCAAAGAAGTAAGTTTACTTCAGTTGAATAACACACCAACTGCAGCTAAATTGTACTCTAGTTTAGTAATTGTGATGCAATATCCGCATGTTTCAACATATGTGatattaattcaatatttgacgagaataaagaacttatattatattaattaaGAACTGAATTCCAAAGTGTAAAAAAGTCTATTCTTAAGGAGATGTTTGATTAAAGGAGAAGTTAAATTAAAGGACAAAAAGGGACCAAGGACGTAAAAGAAGTTGTAACAAATTTCaccaaaaagaagagaatctgACTCTTTAAAGAACATTAAGTGACGCAATAAGTGGGATACTTAGTTGTAAAGTAAAAGCcaaaaatcaaaagattacCTCATCACTTGGGCATCATGACTAATGACACAATACtagtaattatttaattaagtaCCTCAGAATAGGTTAATCTAATTGCAAGTGttattttgttaattatttCCATGTCCATGCCATGCTCCCCCAAATGTGTGAAGGCGTGGCGTGTGAGATGTCGTTTCAGCTCAAGTCATGCGTATTATTAACATAATACTCCCCTCCCAgatcaaataaattaataaaacttCACTTACCATTTCAGacactccttaagaaaatattaacttttagaagaaaaaaaataggtaatttaactaatttttccctaattaaataggtatcaggatttgatcacataacacttaatagggacaaatctaaaaaaataaggttaattctttcttgatttaataagtaAACACTCTTTTTGATTCGGAGGGAGTACCAATTTAAGCACTCCATAATTCTTTTCTTGATGAGGAAATTTGAATCAAGGATAAACTATTCATCGAGTGACAGGTGTTCCTATAGATTTTGAAATTAACATTGTCTACCCTGACATCTCTGCGATGTCATCTAGCATTAATTAATTTAGTCTTATGCATGCCTCGTGGCAAATGCTGAAAGTTTGAAAGGGCCAGGAAACGTATTAGAAAAAGAATGTTCCACGAGTAATCCCATATTTTATGGTTCTAAcctaatgaaaaatataaaaaagaatagaCAATTGTCTTCTTCTTAAGAAGAttataaaatcactcaatttcGCTCAATGCGATTGTTGCTAAAGAATTTGCAACAAAAAGGTCCAAAATTGTCCTTGTGGttaaaaaaagtttaattttgcCCTCTGTTTAAAGGTTTGGTCAACCTTTCCCTCGTCATTAATAAAATTATGCCATTATTTTCCCACCCAGCTAATAGTATTATTAAAAAAACGATATGGAAAGGTCTAAAATTACTCTTGTGGTTTGCGAAATAGCTATTTTGCCCTCCACTTAATAATATGGATTAATACTGCTCTTTTTCACTAACGACTCCGTTTTGAAACTCAATTTGTACATATTAAAACCACAAAAAAGGTATTATAAATGTATCAAAGTAGCTGCATTTGAAACCCCTACGTGCCTAAGCTAAATTGACAACGGTCGGTAGTAAGCATGGTTAAAGTTTGTGGAGGCTGACATTTTAACCGCACAATTATAAGTTTGGGGATCTTTGAAGTTAATTAATAGGACCACCAGACATTATTATGTTAACTCATTTTAAACGTTTTTTGCCCCAATTATAAATGAAGCAGCTGCAGAACAAGTGGGTGTTATGTTAATTAATTTCACGTCTACTCTTTTTGCTACTAGTTGGAGGAGGTAGGAAGTAGGGATAGAGGATAGGATCTTTATTTTGAATTGAAGAGATCACAAAAGATTCAGAAATCTTATGCCAAGTTTGGGAGAGTGGTTGGACAATTTGTTTAAtttgtgttattattatttttttctttgtagaaAAATGCATTAACAAAGTGGAGACTTGGAGTAATTAAATTGTTGGCTTTGCGTCATAGGGACAGCTAGACATTAATTTAGTTTGGGCATGTACCCACGTTTGTACTTGcactttccaaattttttttttcttttttgccttCGTATCTTGTCTAATACCGGTTCTGATATTTCACCAATTTCTCTTCGTACTATTTGTAAGGAGTAGGTTTagcctttccctttttttttttcctcactcAGAAAGGTTTGGCATCCCTTTCCTCTTTTAATATGATAATTAAACGTGGCGGATCAAGATTGGATGTATTGAATTCAAATTCAGCATATATGAGCGTGCAAAAtgataacaatatatatatagagagagagagagagcacaaCTCATCATTCATCAACTAAGGGGAAGTAAGACATATGGTAATTGAAGAACAACAATTCAGAAAATGACTATTGACTCGTATGAATTGTTTAGCCTATGATTTGGCCTATAGTCCACTCCAAGAAGGAATTGATAGTGTTGGTGTAAAATATGTAAAAGACGTCTCGTTTCTCTAATAATAACGTGGTCTTGTCTTGGATTTTCCTTTTGTAGTGGACAATTATTCAATACGTGGCAATCATTATTGGGGTTATTAACAGTTTGGTGGGAGTCTAACAGCCCTGTTATTTGGCAA from the Lycium ferocissimum isolate CSIRO_LF1 chromosome 11, AGI_CSIRO_Lferr_CH_V1, whole genome shotgun sequence genome contains:
- the LOC132037298 gene encoding mitogen-activated protein kinase kinase kinase 18-like; translated protein: MDWTRGQTIGHGSSAAVSVAKSRLSSENFAVKSVELSKSQLLQKEQKILSELSSPYIVTYKGYDVTTENNKAMFNLMMEYMPEGTLSDQIRKHGGRINEPLIGYYTKQILQGLQYVHSRGIVHCDIKGQNILVGKTGAKIADFGCARWVDPAERAEPIGGTPMYMAPEVARGEEQRCPADIWALGCTIIEMATGTSPWTNVTNPASLLYRIAFSGQSPEIPKLLSLQAKDFLDRCFRRDPRERWTARELLKHPFLEKYFNSNQDFITSSPTSILDQDIWNSVEESETMDYSIQTISSTDSSLQMLRKLGLYSAEVEPNWRWDDERWVTVRSIGE